One genomic region from Branchiostoma lanceolatum isolate klBraLanc5 chromosome 7, klBraLanc5.hap2, whole genome shotgun sequence encodes:
- the LOC136438651 gene encoding heat shock factor protein-like isoform X2, protein MSSKDHRGTESSGGAVPAFLTKLWTLVEDPSTNELIFWSANGTSFHVYDQARFAKEVLPKFFKHNNMASFVRQLNMYGFRKVMNVESGGLKADRDDMEFSHQNFVRGKPNLLEQIKRKVGPPVSVVKADDLRLRHEDMSRVLTDVKVMRGKQENIDTRLHSMKQENEALWREVASLRQKHHKQQQIVNKLIQFLVTLVQPNRRIGIKRRTLAIEDSYGDAMPSTSKVPRYSRQLSLHNTSETEPFTSQPQEPQQVSPSTSGPIISDVTDMASISGQSLPTVLMPTSPPVDGSSGSDVTTPPPPPYSETPGTSASSVQTTSSLPMPTSLPFTPTSMTSSLGTDMAGVPSEGLLDEAFSPTAFMQGLAEGTLTVQEEPQDMSVAVHNSPPKQFCRLGGSGSQSRPVQTSRQDMDVHLDTVQSSLDSIQSLLQSGNFSLDASQLTDVFNLLPNEPSMLMSDSTLQDWRTHTLEANRAGFVLPETANERQALLDSLSESHNRNEQDLASMASEEAAGKELIGYAPANIDDMPSLFDNLDEEEDPEFFNKVIAADTGKEDTGK, encoded by the exons ATGAGTTCAAAAGATCACCGAGGGACGGAGTCGTCGGGCGGCGCCGTTCCAGCCTTCCTGACGAAGCTGTGGACGCTTGTGGAGGACCCATCGACCAACGAGCTGATTTTCTGGAGCGCG AATGGCACCAGCTTCCATGTGTATGACCAGGCCAGGTTCGCCAAAGAAGTCCTGCCCAAGTTCttcaaacataacaacatggcCAGCTTTGTTCGACAactcaacatgt ATGGTTTCCGGAAGGTGATGAACGTGGAGTCCGGCGGACTGAAGGCGGACCGGGACGACATGGAATTCAGCCACCAGAACTTCGTTCGCGGGAAACCGAACCTCCTGGAACAGATTAAGAGGAAGGTTGGCCCACCG GTATCTGTGGTAAAGGCGGATGACCTGAGGCTGAGACACGAGGACATGTCCCGTGTGCTGACTGATGTGAAGGTGATGAGAGGCAAACAGGAGAACATCGACACCAGGCTGCATTCTATGAAACA GGAAAACGAGGCCTTATGGAGAGAAGTCGCCAGCCTGAGGCAGAAACACCACAAACAGCAGCAGATTGTGAACAAGCTGATTCAGTTCCTGGTCACTCTGGTGCAGCCCAACAGGCGCATCGGCATCAAGAGGAG GACTTTGGCAATAGAAGACAGCTATGGTGACGCCATGCCCAGCACAAGCAAGGTGCCGAGATATAGCCGCCAGCTGTCACTCCATAACACTTCCGAGACAGAGCCTTTCACG AGCCAACCACAGGAGCCGCAGCAGGTCTCCCCTTCCACCTCCGGACCAATCATATCAGACGTGACGGACATGGCGTCCATCAGCGGACAGAGCTTACCAACCGTCCTCATGCCGACATCTCCACCCGTG GATGGCAGCAGTGGATCAGATGTGACAacaccaccccctcccccctactcCGAGACCCCTGGGACGTCCGCAAGCTCCGTACAGACCACCTCTTCGTTGCCCATGCCCACGTCCCTGCCTTTCACCCCGACATCGATGACGTCGAGCCTTGGCACAGACATGGCGGGAGTGCCCAGTGAGGGTCTGCTGGACGAGGCCTTCTCACCCACAGCATTCATGCAG GGTCTTGCTGAGGGCACCTTAACTGTACAGGAGGAGCCCCAGGACATGTCTGTTGCAGTACACAACTCTCCTCCCAAGCAATTTTGCAG ACTGGGTGGGTCTGGTTCACAAAGCAGACCTGTGCAAACTTCCAGGCAAGACATGGACGTCCACTTGGACACCGTCCAGTCCAGCCTGGACTCCATCCAGTCCCTGCTGCAGAGCGGAAACTTCAGCCTGGATGCCTCTCAGCTGACCGACGTCTTCAACCTACTTCCAAACGAGCCAAGTATGCTTATGTCCGACTCAACG CTGCAGGACTGGAGGACACACACCCTAGAAGCTAACAGAGCAGGATTTGTCCTGCCAGAAACGGCCAATGAAAGACAG GCCCTGTTAGACTCCCTGTCTGAGTCACACAACCGGAATGAGCAGGATCTGGCCAGTATGGCATCCGAGGAGGCCGCAG GAAAGGAACTGATTGGATACGCACCCGCCAACATTGACGACATGCCCAGCCTGTTTGATAACTTGGATGAGGAAGAAGACCCTGAGTTCTTCAACAAGGTCATCGCAGCAGACACAGGCAAGGAGGATACTGGGAAATGA
- the LOC136438651 gene encoding heat shock factor protein-like isoform X6, producing the protein MSSKDHRGTESSGGAVPAFLTKLWTLVEDPSTNELIFWSANGTSFHVYDQARFAKEVLPKFFKHNNMASFVRQLNMYGFRKVMNVESGGLKADRDDMEFSHQNFVRGKPNLLEQIKRKVGPPVSVVKADDLRLRHEDMSRVLTDVKVMRGKQENIDTRLHSMKQENEALWREVASLRQKHHKQQQIVNKLIQFLVTLVQPNRRIGIKRRTLAIEDSYGDAMPSTSKVPRYSRQLSLHNTSETEPFTSQPQEPQQVSPSTSGPIISDVTDMASISGQSLPTVLMPTSPPVDGSSGSDVTTPPPPPYSETPGTSASSVQTTSSLPMPTSLPFTPTSMTSSLGTDMAGVPSEGLLDEAFSPTAFMQGLAEGTLTVQEEPQDMSVAVHNSPPKQFCRLGGSGSQSRPVQTSRQDMDVHLDTVQSSLDSIQSLLQSGNFSLDASQLTDVFNLLPNEPSMLMSDSTALLDSLSESHNRNEQDLASMASEEAAGKELIGYAPANIDDMPSLFDNLDEEEDPEFFNKVIAADTGKEDTGK; encoded by the exons ATGAGTTCAAAAGATCACCGAGGGACGGAGTCGTCGGGCGGCGCCGTTCCAGCCTTCCTGACGAAGCTGTGGACGCTTGTGGAGGACCCATCGACCAACGAGCTGATTTTCTGGAGCGCG AATGGCACCAGCTTCCATGTGTATGACCAGGCCAGGTTCGCCAAAGAAGTCCTGCCCAAGTTCttcaaacataacaacatggcCAGCTTTGTTCGACAactcaacatgt ATGGTTTCCGGAAGGTGATGAACGTGGAGTCCGGCGGACTGAAGGCGGACCGGGACGACATGGAATTCAGCCACCAGAACTTCGTTCGCGGGAAACCGAACCTCCTGGAACAGATTAAGAGGAAGGTTGGCCCACCG GTATCTGTGGTAAAGGCGGATGACCTGAGGCTGAGACACGAGGACATGTCCCGTGTGCTGACTGATGTGAAGGTGATGAGAGGCAAACAGGAGAACATCGACACCAGGCTGCATTCTATGAAACA GGAAAACGAGGCCTTATGGAGAGAAGTCGCCAGCCTGAGGCAGAAACACCACAAACAGCAGCAGATTGTGAACAAGCTGATTCAGTTCCTGGTCACTCTGGTGCAGCCCAACAGGCGCATCGGCATCAAGAGGAG GACTTTGGCAATAGAAGACAGCTATGGTGACGCCATGCCCAGCACAAGCAAGGTGCCGAGATATAGCCGCCAGCTGTCACTCCATAACACTTCCGAGACAGAGCCTTTCACG AGCCAACCACAGGAGCCGCAGCAGGTCTCCCCTTCCACCTCCGGACCAATCATATCAGACGTGACGGACATGGCGTCCATCAGCGGACAGAGCTTACCAACCGTCCTCATGCCGACATCTCCACCCGTG GATGGCAGCAGTGGATCAGATGTGACAacaccaccccctcccccctactcCGAGACCCCTGGGACGTCCGCAAGCTCCGTACAGACCACCTCTTCGTTGCCCATGCCCACGTCCCTGCCTTTCACCCCGACATCGATGACGTCGAGCCTTGGCACAGACATGGCGGGAGTGCCCAGTGAGGGTCTGCTGGACGAGGCCTTCTCACCCACAGCATTCATGCAG GGTCTTGCTGAGGGCACCTTAACTGTACAGGAGGAGCCCCAGGACATGTCTGTTGCAGTACACAACTCTCCTCCCAAGCAATTTTGCAG ACTGGGTGGGTCTGGTTCACAAAGCAGACCTGTGCAAACTTCCAGGCAAGACATGGACGTCCACTTGGACACCGTCCAGTCCAGCCTGGACTCCATCCAGTCCCTGCTGCAGAGCGGAAACTTCAGCCTGGATGCCTCTCAGCTGACCGACGTCTTCAACCTACTTCCAAACGAGCCAAGTATGCTTATGTCCGACTCAACG GCCCTGTTAGACTCCCTGTCTGAGTCACACAACCGGAATGAGCAGGATCTGGCCAGTATGGCATCCGAGGAGGCCGCAG GAAAGGAACTGATTGGATACGCACCCGCCAACATTGACGACATGCCCAGCCTGTTTGATAACTTGGATGAGGAAGAAGACCCTGAGTTCTTCAACAAGGTCATCGCAGCAGACACAGGCAAGGAGGATACTGGGAAATGA
- the LOC136438651 gene encoding heat shock factor protein-like isoform X3: MSSKDHRGTESSGGAVPAFLTKLWTLVEDPSTNELIFWSANGTSFHVYDQARFAKEVLPKFFKHNNMASFVRQLNMYGFRKVMNVESGGLKADRDDMEFSHQNFVRGKPNLLEQIKRKVSVVKADDLRLRHEDMSRVLTDVKVMRGKQENIDTRLHSMKQENEALWREVASLRQKHHKQQQIVNKLIQFLVTLVQPNRRIGIKRRTLAIEDSYGDAMPSTSKVPRYSRQLSLHNTSETEPFTSQPQEPQQVSPSTSGPIISDVTDMASISGQSLPTVLMPTSPPVDGSSGSDVTTPPPPPYSETPGTSASSVQTTSSLPMPTSLPFTPTSMTSSLGTDMAGVPSEGLLDEAFSPTAFMQGLAEGTLTVQEEPQDMSVAVHNSPPKQFCRLGGSGSQSRPVQTSRQDMDVHLDTVQSSLDSIQSLLQSGNFSLDASQLTDVFNLLPNEPSMLMSDSTLQDWRTHTLEANRAGFVLPETANERQALLDSLSESHNRNEQDLASMASEEAAGKGKELIGYAPANIDDMPSLFDNLDEEEDPEFFNKVIAADTGKEDTGK; this comes from the exons ATGAGTTCAAAAGATCACCGAGGGACGGAGTCGTCGGGCGGCGCCGTTCCAGCCTTCCTGACGAAGCTGTGGACGCTTGTGGAGGACCCATCGACCAACGAGCTGATTTTCTGGAGCGCG AATGGCACCAGCTTCCATGTGTATGACCAGGCCAGGTTCGCCAAAGAAGTCCTGCCCAAGTTCttcaaacataacaacatggcCAGCTTTGTTCGACAactcaacatgt ATGGTTTCCGGAAGGTGATGAACGTGGAGTCCGGCGGACTGAAGGCGGACCGGGACGACATGGAATTCAGCCACCAGAACTTCGTTCGCGGGAAACCGAACCTCCTGGAACAGATTAAGAGGAAG GTATCTGTGGTAAAGGCGGATGACCTGAGGCTGAGACACGAGGACATGTCCCGTGTGCTGACTGATGTGAAGGTGATGAGAGGCAAACAGGAGAACATCGACACCAGGCTGCATTCTATGAAACA GGAAAACGAGGCCTTATGGAGAGAAGTCGCCAGCCTGAGGCAGAAACACCACAAACAGCAGCAGATTGTGAACAAGCTGATTCAGTTCCTGGTCACTCTGGTGCAGCCCAACAGGCGCATCGGCATCAAGAGGAG GACTTTGGCAATAGAAGACAGCTATGGTGACGCCATGCCCAGCACAAGCAAGGTGCCGAGATATAGCCGCCAGCTGTCACTCCATAACACTTCCGAGACAGAGCCTTTCACG AGCCAACCACAGGAGCCGCAGCAGGTCTCCCCTTCCACCTCCGGACCAATCATATCAGACGTGACGGACATGGCGTCCATCAGCGGACAGAGCTTACCAACCGTCCTCATGCCGACATCTCCACCCGTG GATGGCAGCAGTGGATCAGATGTGACAacaccaccccctcccccctactcCGAGACCCCTGGGACGTCCGCAAGCTCCGTACAGACCACCTCTTCGTTGCCCATGCCCACGTCCCTGCCTTTCACCCCGACATCGATGACGTCGAGCCTTGGCACAGACATGGCGGGAGTGCCCAGTGAGGGTCTGCTGGACGAGGCCTTCTCACCCACAGCATTCATGCAG GGTCTTGCTGAGGGCACCTTAACTGTACAGGAGGAGCCCCAGGACATGTCTGTTGCAGTACACAACTCTCCTCCCAAGCAATTTTGCAG ACTGGGTGGGTCTGGTTCACAAAGCAGACCTGTGCAAACTTCCAGGCAAGACATGGACGTCCACTTGGACACCGTCCAGTCCAGCCTGGACTCCATCCAGTCCCTGCTGCAGAGCGGAAACTTCAGCCTGGATGCCTCTCAGCTGACCGACGTCTTCAACCTACTTCCAAACGAGCCAAGTATGCTTATGTCCGACTCAACG CTGCAGGACTGGAGGACACACACCCTAGAAGCTAACAGAGCAGGATTTGTCCTGCCAGAAACGGCCAATGAAAGACAG GCCCTGTTAGACTCCCTGTCTGAGTCACACAACCGGAATGAGCAGGATCTGGCCAGTATGGCATCCGAGGAGGCCGCAGGTAAAG GAAAGGAACTGATTGGATACGCACCCGCCAACATTGACGACATGCCCAGCCTGTTTGATAACTTGGATGAGGAAGAAGACCCTGAGTTCTTCAACAAGGTCATCGCAGCAGACACAGGCAAGGAGGATACTGGGAAATGA
- the LOC136438651 gene encoding heat shock factor protein-like isoform X1: protein MSSKDHRGTESSGGAVPAFLTKLWTLVEDPSTNELIFWSANGTSFHVYDQARFAKEVLPKFFKHNNMASFVRQLNMYGFRKVMNVESGGLKADRDDMEFSHQNFVRGKPNLLEQIKRKVGPPVSVVKADDLRLRHEDMSRVLTDVKVMRGKQENIDTRLHSMKQENEALWREVASLRQKHHKQQQIVNKLIQFLVTLVQPNRRIGIKRRTLAIEDSYGDAMPSTSKVPRYSRQLSLHNTSETEPFTSQPQEPQQVSPSTSGPIISDVTDMASISGQSLPTVLMPTSPPVDGSSGSDVTTPPPPPYSETPGTSASSVQTTSSLPMPTSLPFTPTSMTSSLGTDMAGVPSEGLLDEAFSPTAFMQGLAEGTLTVQEEPQDMSVAVHNSPPKQFCRLGGSGSQSRPVQTSRQDMDVHLDTVQSSLDSIQSLLQSGNFSLDASQLTDVFNLLPNEPSMLMSDSTLQDWRTHTLEANRAGFVLPETANERQALLDSLSESHNRNEQDLASMASEEAAGKGKELIGYAPANIDDMPSLFDNLDEEEDPEFFNKVIAADTGKEDTGK, encoded by the exons ATGAGTTCAAAAGATCACCGAGGGACGGAGTCGTCGGGCGGCGCCGTTCCAGCCTTCCTGACGAAGCTGTGGACGCTTGTGGAGGACCCATCGACCAACGAGCTGATTTTCTGGAGCGCG AATGGCACCAGCTTCCATGTGTATGACCAGGCCAGGTTCGCCAAAGAAGTCCTGCCCAAGTTCttcaaacataacaacatggcCAGCTTTGTTCGACAactcaacatgt ATGGTTTCCGGAAGGTGATGAACGTGGAGTCCGGCGGACTGAAGGCGGACCGGGACGACATGGAATTCAGCCACCAGAACTTCGTTCGCGGGAAACCGAACCTCCTGGAACAGATTAAGAGGAAGGTTGGCCCACCG GTATCTGTGGTAAAGGCGGATGACCTGAGGCTGAGACACGAGGACATGTCCCGTGTGCTGACTGATGTGAAGGTGATGAGAGGCAAACAGGAGAACATCGACACCAGGCTGCATTCTATGAAACA GGAAAACGAGGCCTTATGGAGAGAAGTCGCCAGCCTGAGGCAGAAACACCACAAACAGCAGCAGATTGTGAACAAGCTGATTCAGTTCCTGGTCACTCTGGTGCAGCCCAACAGGCGCATCGGCATCAAGAGGAG GACTTTGGCAATAGAAGACAGCTATGGTGACGCCATGCCCAGCACAAGCAAGGTGCCGAGATATAGCCGCCAGCTGTCACTCCATAACACTTCCGAGACAGAGCCTTTCACG AGCCAACCACAGGAGCCGCAGCAGGTCTCCCCTTCCACCTCCGGACCAATCATATCAGACGTGACGGACATGGCGTCCATCAGCGGACAGAGCTTACCAACCGTCCTCATGCCGACATCTCCACCCGTG GATGGCAGCAGTGGATCAGATGTGACAacaccaccccctcccccctactcCGAGACCCCTGGGACGTCCGCAAGCTCCGTACAGACCACCTCTTCGTTGCCCATGCCCACGTCCCTGCCTTTCACCCCGACATCGATGACGTCGAGCCTTGGCACAGACATGGCGGGAGTGCCCAGTGAGGGTCTGCTGGACGAGGCCTTCTCACCCACAGCATTCATGCAG GGTCTTGCTGAGGGCACCTTAACTGTACAGGAGGAGCCCCAGGACATGTCTGTTGCAGTACACAACTCTCCTCCCAAGCAATTTTGCAG ACTGGGTGGGTCTGGTTCACAAAGCAGACCTGTGCAAACTTCCAGGCAAGACATGGACGTCCACTTGGACACCGTCCAGTCCAGCCTGGACTCCATCCAGTCCCTGCTGCAGAGCGGAAACTTCAGCCTGGATGCCTCTCAGCTGACCGACGTCTTCAACCTACTTCCAAACGAGCCAAGTATGCTTATGTCCGACTCAACG CTGCAGGACTGGAGGACACACACCCTAGAAGCTAACAGAGCAGGATTTGTCCTGCCAGAAACGGCCAATGAAAGACAG GCCCTGTTAGACTCCCTGTCTGAGTCACACAACCGGAATGAGCAGGATCTGGCCAGTATGGCATCCGAGGAGGCCGCAGGTAAAG GAAAGGAACTGATTGGATACGCACCCGCCAACATTGACGACATGCCCAGCCTGTTTGATAACTTGGATGAGGAAGAAGACCCTGAGTTCTTCAACAAGGTCATCGCAGCAGACACAGGCAAGGAGGATACTGGGAAATGA
- the LOC136438651 gene encoding heat shock factor protein-like isoform X5, producing MSSKDHRGTESSGGAVPAFLTKLWTLVEDPSTNELIFWSANGTSFHVYDQARFAKEVLPKFFKHNNMASFVRQLNMYGFRKVMNVESGGLKADRDDMEFSHQNFVRGKPNLLEQIKRKVGPPVSVVKADDLRLRHEDMSRVLTDVKVMRGKQENIDTRLHSMKQENEALWREVASLRQKHHKQQQIVNKLIQFLVTLVQPNRRIGIKRRTLAIEDSYGDAMPSTSKVPRYSRQLSLHNTSETEPFTSQPQEPQQVSPSTSGPIISDVTDMASISGQSLPTVLMPTSPPVDGSSGSDVTTPPPPPYSETPGTSASSVQTTSSLPMPTSLPFTPTSMTSSLGTDMAGVPSEGLLDEAFSPTAFMQGLAEGTLTVQEEPQDMSVAVHNSPPKQFCRLGGSGSQSRPVQTSRQDMDVHLDTVQSSLDSIQSLLQSGNFSLDASQLTDVFNLLPNEPSMLMSDSTALLDSLSESHNRNEQDLASMASEEAAGKGKELIGYAPANIDDMPSLFDNLDEEEDPEFFNKVIAADTGKEDTGK from the exons ATGAGTTCAAAAGATCACCGAGGGACGGAGTCGTCGGGCGGCGCCGTTCCAGCCTTCCTGACGAAGCTGTGGACGCTTGTGGAGGACCCATCGACCAACGAGCTGATTTTCTGGAGCGCG AATGGCACCAGCTTCCATGTGTATGACCAGGCCAGGTTCGCCAAAGAAGTCCTGCCCAAGTTCttcaaacataacaacatggcCAGCTTTGTTCGACAactcaacatgt ATGGTTTCCGGAAGGTGATGAACGTGGAGTCCGGCGGACTGAAGGCGGACCGGGACGACATGGAATTCAGCCACCAGAACTTCGTTCGCGGGAAACCGAACCTCCTGGAACAGATTAAGAGGAAGGTTGGCCCACCG GTATCTGTGGTAAAGGCGGATGACCTGAGGCTGAGACACGAGGACATGTCCCGTGTGCTGACTGATGTGAAGGTGATGAGAGGCAAACAGGAGAACATCGACACCAGGCTGCATTCTATGAAACA GGAAAACGAGGCCTTATGGAGAGAAGTCGCCAGCCTGAGGCAGAAACACCACAAACAGCAGCAGATTGTGAACAAGCTGATTCAGTTCCTGGTCACTCTGGTGCAGCCCAACAGGCGCATCGGCATCAAGAGGAG GACTTTGGCAATAGAAGACAGCTATGGTGACGCCATGCCCAGCACAAGCAAGGTGCCGAGATATAGCCGCCAGCTGTCACTCCATAACACTTCCGAGACAGAGCCTTTCACG AGCCAACCACAGGAGCCGCAGCAGGTCTCCCCTTCCACCTCCGGACCAATCATATCAGACGTGACGGACATGGCGTCCATCAGCGGACAGAGCTTACCAACCGTCCTCATGCCGACATCTCCACCCGTG GATGGCAGCAGTGGATCAGATGTGACAacaccaccccctcccccctactcCGAGACCCCTGGGACGTCCGCAAGCTCCGTACAGACCACCTCTTCGTTGCCCATGCCCACGTCCCTGCCTTTCACCCCGACATCGATGACGTCGAGCCTTGGCACAGACATGGCGGGAGTGCCCAGTGAGGGTCTGCTGGACGAGGCCTTCTCACCCACAGCATTCATGCAG GGTCTTGCTGAGGGCACCTTAACTGTACAGGAGGAGCCCCAGGACATGTCTGTTGCAGTACACAACTCTCCTCCCAAGCAATTTTGCAG ACTGGGTGGGTCTGGTTCACAAAGCAGACCTGTGCAAACTTCCAGGCAAGACATGGACGTCCACTTGGACACCGTCCAGTCCAGCCTGGACTCCATCCAGTCCCTGCTGCAGAGCGGAAACTTCAGCCTGGATGCCTCTCAGCTGACCGACGTCTTCAACCTACTTCCAAACGAGCCAAGTATGCTTATGTCCGACTCAACG GCCCTGTTAGACTCCCTGTCTGAGTCACACAACCGGAATGAGCAGGATCTGGCCAGTATGGCATCCGAGGAGGCCGCAGGTAAAG GAAAGGAACTGATTGGATACGCACCCGCCAACATTGACGACATGCCCAGCCTGTTTGATAACTTGGATGAGGAAGAAGACCCTGAGTTCTTCAACAAGGTCATCGCAGCAGACACAGGCAAGGAGGATACTGGGAAATGA
- the LOC136438651 gene encoding heat shock factor protein-like isoform X4, translating into MSSKDHRGTESSGGAVPAFLTKLWTLVEDPSTNELIFWSANGTSFHVYDQARFAKEVLPKFFKHNNMASFVRQLNMYGFRKVMNVESGGLKADRDDMEFSHQNFVRGKPNLLEQIKRKVGPPVSVVKADDLRLRHEDMSRVLTDVKVMRGKQENIDTRLHSMKQENEALWREVASLRQKHHKQQQIVNKLIQFLVTLVQPNRRIGIKRRTLAIEDSYGDAMPSTSKVPRYSRQLSLHNTSETEPFTSQPQEPQQVSPSTSGPIISDVTDMASISGQSLPTVLMPTSPPVDGSSGSDVTTPPPPPYSETPGTSASSVQTTSSLPMPTSLPFTPTSMTSSLGTDMAGVPSEGLLDEAFSPTAFMQGLAEGTLTVQEEPQDMSVAVHNSPPKQFCRQDMDVHLDTVQSSLDSIQSLLQSGNFSLDASQLTDVFNLLPNEPSMLMSDSTLQDWRTHTLEANRAGFVLPETANERQALLDSLSESHNRNEQDLASMASEEAAGKGKELIGYAPANIDDMPSLFDNLDEEEDPEFFNKVIAADTGKEDTGK; encoded by the exons ATGAGTTCAAAAGATCACCGAGGGACGGAGTCGTCGGGCGGCGCCGTTCCAGCCTTCCTGACGAAGCTGTGGACGCTTGTGGAGGACCCATCGACCAACGAGCTGATTTTCTGGAGCGCG AATGGCACCAGCTTCCATGTGTATGACCAGGCCAGGTTCGCCAAAGAAGTCCTGCCCAAGTTCttcaaacataacaacatggcCAGCTTTGTTCGACAactcaacatgt ATGGTTTCCGGAAGGTGATGAACGTGGAGTCCGGCGGACTGAAGGCGGACCGGGACGACATGGAATTCAGCCACCAGAACTTCGTTCGCGGGAAACCGAACCTCCTGGAACAGATTAAGAGGAAGGTTGGCCCACCG GTATCTGTGGTAAAGGCGGATGACCTGAGGCTGAGACACGAGGACATGTCCCGTGTGCTGACTGATGTGAAGGTGATGAGAGGCAAACAGGAGAACATCGACACCAGGCTGCATTCTATGAAACA GGAAAACGAGGCCTTATGGAGAGAAGTCGCCAGCCTGAGGCAGAAACACCACAAACAGCAGCAGATTGTGAACAAGCTGATTCAGTTCCTGGTCACTCTGGTGCAGCCCAACAGGCGCATCGGCATCAAGAGGAG GACTTTGGCAATAGAAGACAGCTATGGTGACGCCATGCCCAGCACAAGCAAGGTGCCGAGATATAGCCGCCAGCTGTCACTCCATAACACTTCCGAGACAGAGCCTTTCACG AGCCAACCACAGGAGCCGCAGCAGGTCTCCCCTTCCACCTCCGGACCAATCATATCAGACGTGACGGACATGGCGTCCATCAGCGGACAGAGCTTACCAACCGTCCTCATGCCGACATCTCCACCCGTG GATGGCAGCAGTGGATCAGATGTGACAacaccaccccctcccccctactcCGAGACCCCTGGGACGTCCGCAAGCTCCGTACAGACCACCTCTTCGTTGCCCATGCCCACGTCCCTGCCTTTCACCCCGACATCGATGACGTCGAGCCTTGGCACAGACATGGCGGGAGTGCCCAGTGAGGGTCTGCTGGACGAGGCCTTCTCACCCACAGCATTCATGCAG GGTCTTGCTGAGGGCACCTTAACTGTACAGGAGGAGCCCCAGGACATGTCTGTTGCAGTACACAACTCTCCTCCCAAGCAATTTTGCAG GCAAGACATGGACGTCCACTTGGACACCGTCCAGTCCAGCCTGGACTCCATCCAGTCCCTGCTGCAGAGCGGAAACTTCAGCCTGGATGCCTCTCAGCTGACCGACGTCTTCAACCTACTTCCAAACGAGCCAAGTATGCTTATGTCCGACTCAACG CTGCAGGACTGGAGGACACACACCCTAGAAGCTAACAGAGCAGGATTTGTCCTGCCAGAAACGGCCAATGAAAGACAG GCCCTGTTAGACTCCCTGTCTGAGTCACACAACCGGAATGAGCAGGATCTGGCCAGTATGGCATCCGAGGAGGCCGCAGGTAAAG GAAAGGAACTGATTGGATACGCACCCGCCAACATTGACGACATGCCCAGCCTGTTTGATAACTTGGATGAGGAAGAAGACCCTGAGTTCTTCAACAAGGTCATCGCAGCAGACACAGGCAAGGAGGATACTGGGAAATGA